A section of the Rossellomorea marisflavi genome encodes:
- a CDS encoding flavin-containing monooxygenase, protein MYETIIIGGGQAGMAMGHYLKKSGGSFLILDQASSVGESWKKRYNSLKLFTPRSMSSLPGLPLSGEEDVYPGKDEVASYLEEYAKRFDLPLKLKTTVVKLEKETGVFKMSTDQGILLAKQVVVATGPFQTPALPAEARSGTIHQLHSSSYRQADQLVPGSVLVVGGGNSGAQIAVELAETRTVYLSVGSKMKFLPQRLAGKSIFWWFKRLGVLSVTSSSGPGRYLRKQPDPIFGKELKELIRKGRVVVKPRFKSMEEERVTFVDGTTMDISNIVWATGFRQNFDWISVAGVLDPEGKPLHHRGVSPEKGLYFIGLPWQHRRGSALLQGVGEDARYLYEKICGGS, encoded by the coding sequence ATGTACGAGACAATCATCATCGGTGGTGGGCAAGCGGGCATGGCCATGGGTCATTACTTAAAGAAATCGGGTGGATCCTTTCTGATTCTGGATCAAGCAAGCTCTGTGGGGGAGAGCTGGAAAAAGAGATATAATTCGCTGAAGCTCTTTACCCCACGGTCGATGTCTTCCCTGCCAGGTCTTCCTCTTAGTGGGGAGGAGGATGTTTACCCAGGGAAGGATGAGGTGGCCTCTTATCTGGAGGAGTATGCGAAGAGGTTCGATCTTCCCCTGAAGCTGAAAACGACGGTGGTGAAGCTGGAGAAGGAGACCGGAGTGTTCAAGATGTCGACTGATCAGGGAATCCTGCTCGCGAAGCAGGTAGTGGTGGCGACAGGACCATTTCAGACCCCTGCACTCCCGGCGGAAGCAAGGTCTGGAACCATCCATCAGCTGCATTCCTCCAGCTACAGGCAAGCTGATCAACTCGTTCCCGGGTCGGTGCTCGTGGTGGGAGGCGGCAATTCAGGTGCGCAAATCGCCGTGGAACTGGCCGAAACGCGAACCGTCTATCTGTCTGTCGGATCAAAGATGAAGTTCCTGCCTCAGCGATTAGCGGGGAAGAGCATCTTCTGGTGGTTCAAGCGTCTGGGCGTGTTGAGCGTCACGTCATCTTCCGGTCCAGGGCGGTATCTCCGGAAACAACCTGATCCAATCTTCGGAAAGGAACTGAAGGAATTGATCAGGAAAGGGAGAGTCGTCGTCAAGCCTCGATTCAAGAGTATGGAGGAAGAACGGGTGACTTTTGTGGATGGCACCACGATGGATATTTCAAATATTGTTTGGGCGACAGGATTCAGACAGAATTTTGACTGGATATCCGTTGCTGGTGTACTGGACCCAGAAGGAAAGCCTCTCCACCACAGAGGCGTTTCGCCCGAGAAGGGCCTCTACTTCATCGGACTGCCTTGGCAGCATAGGAGGGGATCCGCCTTGCTGCAGGGTGTGGGGGAGGATGCGAGGTATCTTTATGAGAAGATATGTGGGGGAAGCTGA
- a CDS encoding MFS transporter gives MNQSLTKQQIQAWRMSIYFIFALPGLSMATWVSRTPEIRHTLGATTAELGWIIFGMSVGAIIGLTCASHLIAKKGARFSMVTGVAISAIGLLTVSLGVSVLTQSSLVFLGLGIFGFGNGICNVAMNVEGTAVEGATQKSLLTGFHAAFSVGTLVGAIIGSAAIKSSIPVPVHLPGIAFLTVAVMGSLSKYVPIGTGKEDRSQPNAVPMGFKERMAIWKEPRTLLISLIVLGMAFAEGSANDWLPILMVDGYDVSPATGSFAFGLFVGAMTIGRMVGGRVLDRWGRVFVLRVSSLLAIAGLLIVIFGGNVPIAMIGIVMWGLGAAFGFPVGLSAAGDDPRGVAVRVSAVASAGYFAFLVGPPFLGFLGEKIGLLHALFVVLVTVTIAGMLAHAAKPPGRDDLMRKQDSLCEK, from the coding sequence GTGAACCAATCGCTGACTAAACAACAAATTCAAGCCTGGAGGATGTCGATCTACTTTATTTTTGCCCTTCCTGGTTTATCCATGGCCACATGGGTATCAAGGACACCTGAGATCCGGCATACACTCGGCGCAACGACGGCCGAACTTGGATGGATTATTTTCGGTATGTCTGTTGGGGCCATCATCGGTTTGACGTGTGCAAGTCATCTTATTGCTAAGAAAGGGGCTCGGTTCTCCATGGTTACAGGAGTAGCCATCAGTGCAATCGGGCTCCTGACCGTCAGTCTGGGTGTTTCTGTTCTCACCCAAAGCAGCCTCGTCTTCCTCGGACTTGGGATCTTCGGATTTGGCAATGGGATCTGTAATGTGGCGATGAACGTTGAGGGGACAGCGGTCGAAGGAGCCACCCAAAAGTCTCTCCTGACTGGGTTTCATGCCGCATTTAGTGTCGGAACGTTGGTTGGGGCCATCATTGGATCTGCAGCGATTAAAAGCAGCATTCCTGTACCAGTGCATCTACCAGGAATCGCTTTCCTCACAGTGGCGGTGATGGGTAGTTTATCCAAGTATGTACCAATTGGTACAGGGAAAGAGGATCGTAGCCAACCCAACGCTGTACCGATGGGGTTCAAGGAAAGAATGGCCATTTGGAAGGAACCTAGGACGTTGCTGATCAGTTTGATAGTACTTGGCATGGCTTTTGCAGAAGGTTCGGCAAATGACTGGCTCCCCATCCTTATGGTGGATGGCTATGATGTAAGTCCTGCCACGGGCTCCTTTGCGTTTGGCCTATTCGTAGGAGCGATGACAATCGGGAGGATGGTCGGAGGCCGCGTATTGGATCGCTGGGGCAGGGTATTCGTTCTGAGAGTGTCTTCTTTGCTGGCCATTGCAGGTTTACTGATTGTCATCTTCGGAGGAAATGTACCAATTGCCATGATCGGAATTGTGATGTGGGGACTAGGTGCTGCATTCGGCTTCCCGGTAGGGTTATCGGCTGCTGGTGATGATCCGCGGGGAGTGGCGGTCAGGGTCAGTGCAGTGGCCTCAGCGGGATATTTTGCCTTCCTGGTCGGACCACCGTTCTTGGGGTTTCTCGGTGAGAAGATCGGATTACTCCATGCCCTATTTGTGGTGTTGGTGACCGTTACCATTGCGGGAATGTTGGCGCATGCTGCCAAACCTCCGGGAAGGGATGACTTGATGCGAAAGCAGGATTCTCTTTGTGAAAAGTGA
- a CDS encoding sensor histidine kinase, which translates to MKRKGITLKLFLLTVVVFMCFYGMIILAHMLFFQDFYQKYKIKGVESALERFSEHYVNEDWGSHRASREAVKFMSENKSQLTIVDTDGDLTLNDPYHITLKQKDGTLVVVSLSFFMNTYGQELKAAAIDKGSTLTVWGALDQEQKDAPTVMYPFQITQKGYPSIGEDVDASYADKVTGEVVERVLPRSKAWNTQQGLLFDALNELFPLKPAQEKKVKDMKLQKIDWTEPWSGTHNMVIIDPVKTKAGETEYLVSVTSLQEVQDTNNALQLFYLYLGIGGLFLIIILSFFFSRLVSKPLIKLDKMAKRMVKLDFTVDSPVRQKDEIGNLSNSMLLMARNLDQALKELEEKNVQLLADMEQKNEMEKVQQDFFANASHELKTPLSIIKSFAEGLKDGIGSNKQDHYFEVIVEEAEKMEGLLTDMLDLAKLEARTIKLRKTSFLLSDLIDKASNKLVYSLKEKDLDVVIGSTKELPIVADYGWMEKVMLNFLVNSIRHAEKGSTISIDIESDDHDTTFILRNRGDNIPEDTLDHIWKRFYRGELSRSRQTGGTGLGLSIAQQILDMHHCEYRVENLEDGVQFTILFTN; encoded by the coding sequence ATGAAGCGTAAAGGAATTACATTGAAACTATTTCTACTGACGGTTGTCGTGTTCATGTGCTTTTACGGCATGATCATTTTGGCGCATATGCTCTTTTTTCAGGATTTTTATCAGAAGTACAAGATCAAGGGTGTGGAGTCCGCACTGGAGAGGTTCTCGGAGCATTATGTGAATGAGGATTGGGGCTCGCATAGGGCGTCACGGGAAGCCGTGAAGTTCATGTCGGAGAATAAGAGTCAGCTGACCATCGTGGACACGGATGGGGATTTGACGTTGAATGACCCGTATCATATCACGCTGAAACAAAAAGACGGGACGCTTGTGGTCGTGTCGCTGTCGTTCTTCATGAATACATATGGGCAGGAATTGAAGGCGGCTGCAATCGACAAAGGGAGCACGTTGACGGTGTGGGGAGCACTGGATCAGGAACAAAAGGATGCTCCTACGGTGATGTATCCCTTCCAGATTACCCAAAAGGGTTACCCGTCGATCGGGGAGGACGTGGATGCCTCCTATGCGGATAAGGTGACGGGGGAAGTGGTGGAACGGGTCCTGCCCCGGTCGAAGGCGTGGAACACCCAGCAGGGTCTGCTATTCGATGCGTTGAATGAATTATTCCCTTTGAAGCCGGCGCAGGAAAAGAAGGTCAAGGACATGAAGCTTCAGAAGATCGATTGGACGGAGCCGTGGAGCGGGACGCATAACATGGTCATCATCGATCCGGTGAAAACGAAAGCAGGGGAGACCGAATACCTCGTGTCCGTGACGTCCCTGCAGGAAGTACAGGACACGAACAATGCCCTGCAGCTCTTCTACTTGTATCTGGGGATCGGCGGGCTCTTCCTCATTATCATTCTATCGTTCTTCTTCTCGCGGTTGGTCAGCAAACCCCTGATCAAGCTGGACAAGATGGCGAAGCGGATGGTCAAACTGGATTTCACTGTCGATTCCCCCGTCCGTCAGAAAGATGAGATCGGGAATCTGTCCAACAGCATGCTGCTCATGGCGAGGAATCTCGATCAGGCGTTGAAGGAGCTCGAGGAGAAGAACGTCCAGCTCCTTGCCGATATGGAGCAGAAGAATGAGATGGAGAAGGTCCAACAGGACTTCTTCGCGAATGCCTCCCATGAGCTGAAGACGCCCCTCAGCATCATCAAGAGTTTTGCGGAGGGACTGAAGGATGGCATAGGGTCGAACAAGCAGGATCATTATTTCGAGGTCATCGTCGAAGAGGCGGAGAAGATGGAGGGGCTGCTGACGGACATGCTCGACCTGGCCAAATTGGAGGCAAGGACCATCAAGCTGCGGAAGACTTCCTTCCTATTGAGTGACCTGATCGATAAAGCTTCGAATAAATTGGTCTATTCCCTGAAGGAAAAAGATCTCGACGTCGTCATCGGCTCCACCAAGGAGCTGCCGATCGTGGCCGATTATGGCTGGATGGAGAAGGTGATGCTGAACTTCCTGGTGAATTCCATCCGCCATGCGGAGAAGGGAAGCACCATCTCCATTGATATAGAGAGCGATGACCACGACACGACCTTCATCCTCCGGAACAGGGGCGACAACATCCCTGAAGACACGCTCGATCATATCTGGAAGCGGTTCTACCGTGGGGAGCTGTCACGCAGCCGCCAAACGGGCGGGACGGGACTCGGGCTGTCGATCGCACAGCAGATCCTCGATATGCACCACTGTGAGTACAGGGTAGAGAACCTCGAGGATGGAGTCCAATTTACTATACTATTTACAAATTAA
- a CDS encoding DNA/RNA non-specific endonuclease → MKKAACLLISLVIMTLAACAPEQDQSSAKEDTKQVSEQKADESKKDNAKNEVPEAKESKDEPEKRASEPATTASATSIKGDIDYSDYKLIEVDGGDRSGDREPNVRVDIGFGDREYWAFTNEYGQLIRVEAKKIILQDDKTEPVKSSGRYYYDEANVPGTERSYLDQGHVIADSLGGVSNAYNITPQDSTLNRHGDQAYMEKVIRDAGGVTDFVAKISYPDTETQIPDHYTYTYIMKGRTVTDDFDNVNPDDVNARAEAEPEAAPEAPATQETTHDISKVDTDHNGRVTIAEAKAAGFKMPITSDSWLYEYMDDRDGDGMVGE, encoded by the coding sequence ATGAAGAAAGCAGCATGCTTACTGATTTCACTAGTCATAATGACGCTTGCGGCCTGTGCACCGGAGCAAGATCAATCGTCAGCAAAAGAGGATACGAAACAAGTAAGCGAACAGAAAGCAGATGAAAGCAAAAAAGACAACGCTAAAAATGAAGTGCCTGAAGCAAAGGAATCCAAGGATGAACCAGAAAAACGTGCCAGCGAGCCTGCCACCACGGCTTCTGCTACAAGCATCAAAGGGGACATTGACTACAGCGACTATAAACTGATCGAAGTGGATGGCGGGGACCGGTCCGGTGATCGTGAGCCCAATGTCCGTGTGGATATCGGATTCGGTGACAGGGAATACTGGGCGTTCACGAATGAGTACGGTCAGCTGATTCGGGTAGAGGCGAAGAAAATCATTCTTCAGGATGATAAAACGGAGCCGGTCAAGTCGTCGGGCAGGTATTATTACGATGAAGCCAATGTTCCAGGTACGGAGCGTTCCTACCTCGACCAGGGGCATGTGATCGCCGACTCACTGGGCGGAGTGTCCAATGCCTATAACATCACCCCGCAGGACAGCACTCTCAATCGTCACGGAGATCAAGCCTACATGGAAAAGGTGATCCGAGATGCCGGAGGAGTGACGGACTTTGTCGCCAAAATCAGCTATCCTGATACCGAAACGCAAATTCCTGATCATTACACGTATACATACATTATGAAGGGACGGACCGTGACGGATGACTTCGATAACGTGAACCCGGATGACGTAAATGCACGTGCAGAAGCCGAGCCTGAAGCGGCTCCGGAGGCTCCCGCAACTCAGGAGACTACTCACGATATCAGTAAGGTGGATACGGATCACAACGGCAGGGTGACGATCGCAGAGGCAAAAGCGGCCGGATTCAAGATGCCGATCACAAGTGATTCATGGCTCTATGAATATATGGATGACCGCGATGGTGATGGAATGGTCGGGGAATAA
- a CDS encoding ROK family transcriptional regulator, with amino-acid sequence MKSRSEDYLYRIRQFFLVHDSATTAEISKHLTISFPTATKLLENMEKQGEVSLGGLDESNGGRRAKRYRYNPHFKQGLSVYVEKDELGFIVFNSFGEVLEEGMVADSLGKGNVTPLLQLVSGLLDRFPRISAVSLGVPASVNGQGDILYAPHYEDLHGLNLKALIEEKFGTPTTVENDMNAAVLGYSYNDSYVEPSSSTFIYLYFGHNGPGAGLLVNGELVRGKSHFTGEISFVPQVHGKSFGQSLSQEQISPGSLQGHGADAVGQLIATFTAIINPHSVIFSDQEIGGSDITTILQRSRTFIPESHLPELVISNWSKDYLRGLQRLCIELLLDQTSLT; translated from the coding sequence ATGAAAAGCAGATCTGAAGACTATCTCTATCGCATTCGTCAGTTCTTCTTAGTACATGATTCTGCCACTACTGCCGAGATTAGCAAGCATCTGACCATCAGCTTCCCCACTGCTACCAAGTTACTTGAAAACATGGAAAAACAGGGAGAAGTATCACTAGGTGGGTTAGATGAGTCCAACGGCGGGCGGAGGGCAAAGCGCTACCGATACAATCCCCACTTCAAGCAGGGGCTCTCCGTCTATGTGGAAAAAGACGAATTAGGATTTATAGTATTCAATAGTTTCGGCGAGGTGTTGGAGGAAGGCATGGTTGCTGATTCACTGGGCAAGGGGAATGTGACCCCTTTGCTTCAATTGGTTTCCGGGCTGTTGGATCGATTTCCCAGGATTTCGGCTGTCTCGCTCGGAGTCCCAGCTTCAGTCAACGGGCAAGGAGACATCCTCTATGCTCCTCATTATGAAGACCTGCATGGGCTTAATTTAAAAGCACTAATAGAGGAGAAGTTCGGAACTCCTACTACGGTTGAAAATGACATGAACGCCGCCGTTTTGGGCTATAGCTACAACGATTCCTACGTTGAACCAAGCTCGTCCACCTTCATCTATCTCTATTTTGGCCATAACGGTCCAGGGGCGGGTCTCCTTGTGAATGGAGAGTTGGTTCGTGGAAAATCCCATTTCACAGGGGAGATTTCCTTTGTACCACAGGTTCACGGGAAGAGCTTTGGGCAATCCCTCTCCCAGGAACAAATTTCACCCGGATCATTACAAGGTCATGGAGCGGATGCGGTCGGACAACTGATCGCTACCTTCACCGCCATCATCAACCCCCATTCCGTAATTTTCTCTGATCAGGAGATTGGTGGTTCTGACATCACGACCATCTTACAAAGAAGCCGTACGTTTATTCCAGAAAGCCATCTCCCTGAGCTGGTAATCAGTAATTGGTCCAAGGATTATTTGAGGGGGCTTCAGCGGTTGTGCATAGAACTTCTTCTGGATCAGACTTCCCTTACGTGA
- a CDS encoding response regulator transcription factor: MGKTVLLVEDEARIREIISDYFIQDGWEVHEAEDGDEALEMLDSISPDLLILDVMMPKVNGFEVCRRVRLKSGVPIILLTAKGADSDKIHGFELGADEYVTKPFSPRVLVARANSLMKRVKESYLPNGHMIGFGSALLNTLARRLEVDGAEVDLTPKEYDLLLLLIENKNIVLSRDTILDRVWGMDFDGDSRVVDTHVRKLRSKLGTESHYIRTVIRTGYKFEGDKHG; encoded by the coding sequence ATGGGTAAAACAGTTTTGCTTGTGGAAGATGAAGCGAGGATCAGAGAGATCATTTCGGACTATTTCATCCAGGATGGCTGGGAGGTCCACGAAGCAGAGGATGGCGATGAGGCGCTGGAGATGCTGGATTCCATCTCTCCGGACCTCCTCATCCTGGACGTGATGATGCCGAAGGTGAATGGATTCGAGGTGTGCCGCCGTGTACGCCTCAAGTCGGGTGTCCCCATCATCCTGCTGACCGCGAAGGGGGCCGACAGTGACAAAATTCACGGATTTGAGCTCGGGGCGGATGAGTACGTGACGAAGCCTTTCAGTCCGCGGGTACTGGTGGCACGGGCGAATTCCCTCATGAAGCGGGTGAAGGAAAGCTATCTGCCGAACGGCCATATGATCGGATTCGGTTCTGCACTCCTGAATACGCTGGCACGCCGTCTGGAAGTGGACGGGGCCGAAGTGGACCTCACGCCGAAAGAATATGATCTCCTGCTCTTGCTCATCGAGAACAAGAACATTGTGCTATCCAGGGATACGATCCTCGACCGGGTGTGGGGCATGGACTTCGACGGAGACAGCCGTGTCGTCGACACCCACGTCCGGAAGCTGAGGAGCAAGCTCGGGACGGAATCCCACTATATCCGCACCGTCATCCGGACGGGATACAAATTCGAAGGAGACAAGCATGGATAA
- a CDS encoding sialate O-acetylesterase, which yields MKSVLLIGQSNMAGRGFIEDVPPIYNEHINMLRNGRWQMMAEPLNVDRHVAGVGPAASFAQAWTEEHPGESIGLIPCAEGGSSIDEWSSDGILTRHAISEVRFAMETSELVGILWHQGESDSYGGRYETYKEKVCTLFNHLREELNAPDIPTIMGELGEYLGESGFGKSAVEYKQVNEVLADVAHSEEHTYLVTSKGMTANPDGIHMDAISQRQFGLRYYEAFLNRTNVVDKVDQEDGWIERTTNRARTKNEEIFVLSTKFANGEIHFEEFSIKMDNILERK from the coding sequence ATGAAATCCGTACTATTAATCGGCCAATCGAATATGGCAGGAAGAGGATTCATAGAGGACGTGCCTCCGATCTACAATGAGCATATCAACATGCTGCGAAATGGTAGGTGGCAGATGATGGCTGAGCCCTTGAATGTAGATCGCCACGTAGCTGGTGTGGGCCCGGCAGCGTCATTCGCTCAAGCTTGGACAGAGGAGCACCCGGGTGAGTCCATCGGTTTGATCCCCTGCGCCGAGGGAGGAAGTTCGATAGATGAGTGGTCGTCTGATGGGATCCTGACCAGACATGCCATTTCCGAAGTGAGATTTGCCATGGAAACGAGTGAACTTGTCGGTATCCTATGGCATCAGGGAGAAAGCGACAGCTACGGGGGGCGCTATGAAACGTATAAGGAGAAAGTCTGCACGTTATTCAATCACTTGAGAGAGGAATTGAATGCTCCGGATATCCCCACTATCATGGGAGAATTGGGAGAGTACCTTGGGGAATCGGGATTCGGAAAGAGTGCGGTGGAGTATAAGCAAGTGAACGAGGTGCTAGCTGACGTTGCCCATTCCGAAGAACATACGTATCTAGTAACCTCAAAGGGAATGACGGCTAATCCCGACGGCATTCATATGGATGCCATCTCCCAAAGGCAATTCGGATTGAGGTACTATGAAGCATTCTTGAACCGAACGAATGTGGTAGACAAAGTGGATCAAGAAGACGGATGGATTGAACGAACAACGAATCGTGCAAGGACGAAAAATGAGGAAATCTTTGTTCTTAGCACGAAATTTGCCAATGGAGAAATTCATTTTGAGGAGTTTTCCATCAAGATGGACAACATTCTTGAACGAAAATAA
- the bla gene encoding class A beta-lactamase: protein MMIVIMSLVALLVLSACMKPEKSAESSPEKKKSTVSDETFANIEDKYDARVGIYAIDTGSDRTIDYRSEERFAFTSTYKALAAALVLKQNSMDELEEVITYTEDDLVSYSPITEKHVETGMTLAELSEAAVRTSDNTAGNLLFEELGGPEQFQQSLREIGDDVTQSDRYETALNEFTPGNTRDTSTPAALATSLQGFAVGGLLPDDKREILIDWMKGNATGDTLIRAGAPDGWTVADKSGAGRYGTRNDIAVVWAPDREPIIMAIMTRHDTEDADYDDALIAEVAEVTLEALK, encoded by the coding sequence ATGATGATAGTGATCATGTCGTTGGTTGCTCTGCTGGTTCTGTCTGCCTGCATGAAGCCGGAGAAATCAGCGGAATCTTCACCTGAAAAGAAGAAGAGCACAGTTTCCGATGAGACTTTTGCCAATATCGAGGATAAATATGACGCTCGCGTAGGTATCTATGCCATCGATACGGGGTCGGACCGGACCATCGACTATCGATCGGAGGAGCGTTTTGCCTTCACTTCCACCTACAAGGCGCTGGCGGCTGCACTTGTGTTGAAACAGAATTCCATGGATGAACTAGAGGAGGTCATCACGTACACCGAGGATGACCTGGTTTCGTACTCTCCCATAACGGAAAAACATGTTGAGACCGGCATGACCCTGGCGGAACTAAGCGAGGCGGCGGTCCGGACCAGTGACAACACGGCCGGCAACTTACTTTTTGAGGAACTGGGAGGCCCTGAACAATTCCAGCAATCTCTAAGGGAGATCGGCGATGACGTGACACAATCCGATCGATACGAGACGGCTTTGAATGAATTCACCCCGGGAAATACCCGTGACACCAGCACTCCGGCGGCCCTTGCCACGAGTCTTCAAGGATTTGCAGTGGGCGGTTTGCTTCCGGACGATAAGCGTGAAATTCTGATAGATTGGATGAAAGGCAATGCGACGGGAGACACGCTGATCCGTGCCGGCGCACCTGATGGCTGGACGGTCGCTGATAAGAGCGGGGCCGGAAGATATGGGACAAGAAATGATATCGCCGTGGTCTGGGCGCCAGATCGGGAGCCGATCATTATGGCAATCATGACCCGCCACGATACAGAGGATGCAGACTATGACGATGCGCTGATTGCCGAGGTAGCCGAAGTCACCCTGGAGGCTTTGAAGTAA
- a CDS encoding teichoic acid D-Ala incorporation-associated protein DltX: MDKLSRFYQRIAVRWVVHTTFYLAILLILFFLYSFHSANTGSYIYNDF, translated from the coding sequence ATGGATAAATTAAGCCGTTTCTACCAACGGATCGCCGTGAGATGGGTCGTGCACACGACATTCTACTTGGCGATCCTGCTAATCTTATTCTTTTTATACAGCTTCCACAGTGCCAATACCGGAAGCTATATTTACAATGATTTTTAA
- a CDS encoding HPr family phosphocarrier protein — MQKVNICLIRGLSATNTSYFVQRARSFSSHVTLYKEGCCANGKDLMEVLDLDVRFGNHVTVMTEGEDESHAIVALVALLSGS; from the coding sequence GTGCAGAAAGTAAATATCTGTTTGATAAGAGGACTTTCCGCCACCAATACCTCCTATTTCGTTCAAAGAGCACGGTCCTTCTCTTCACACGTTACCCTGTACAAGGAAGGGTGCTGCGCCAATGGAAAAGACCTGATGGAAGTCCTGGACCTGGATGTTCGTTTTGGGAATCATGTCACGGTGATGACTGAAGGAGAAGATGAAAGTCACGCGATTGTAGCATTGGTAGCCCTCCTCTCAGGGAGTTAG
- a CDS encoding VOC family protein gives MKIEHIALWVNDLEKTKAFYMKYFHASCNDLYTNEMRGFSSYFLTFSGAARFEIMKMHQVDKKAEPFQLGWAHMAISVGSKEDVDELTERLREDGYTIFGEPRITGDGYYESVVLDPEGNHVEITL, from the coding sequence GTGAAAATCGAACATATCGCCCTTTGGGTAAATGATTTGGAAAAAACAAAGGCCTTCTACATGAAGTATTTTCATGCTTCTTGCAATGACTTATATACCAATGAAATGAGAGGATTCTCATCGTATTTCCTCACGTTTTCAGGTGCAGCCAGATTCGAGATCATGAAGATGCACCAAGTCGACAAAAAAGCAGAACCTTTCCAGCTGGGATGGGCCCATATGGCGATATCGGTGGGGTCCAAGGAGGATGTAGATGAATTGACGGAACGATTAAGGGAAGATGGCTATACCATCTTCGGAGAGCCGCGGATCACGGGAGATGGCTACTATGAAAGTGTCGTATTGGACCCGGAAGGAAATCACGTGGAGATTACGCTATGA
- a CDS encoding recombinase family protein, which produces MRTAIGKAMFGMIGIMAELERNMIRERTAAGLSAARARGRRGEGLK; this is translated from the coding sequence ATGAGGACAGCGATTGGAAAAGCCATGTTCGGCATGATTGGGATCATGGCAGAATTAGAACGAAACATGATCCGTGAGCGAACTGCTGCAGGATTGTCCGCAGCTCGTGCGAGGGGAAGGCGCGGGGAAGGCCTAAAATGA
- a CDS encoding sugar O-acetyltransferase, whose amino-acid sequence MKTEKEKMLAGHLYDPGDTVLVQERQDARRLLDDISQPPTADPRRVDLLKELFGSTGEQFHVEKEFQCDYGSNIHVGENFFANFNCIMLDVCEIKIGHNCFLAPGVHIYTATHPLNYKERVSGLEYGKPVTIGDNVWIGGGAIINPGVTIGNNSVIASGTVVTKDVPDHVLVAGNPGRIIKTI is encoded by the coding sequence ATGAAGACTGAAAAAGAAAAAATGCTTGCCGGGCATTTATATGATCCCGGTGATACCGTTTTGGTACAGGAACGCCAAGATGCCAGGAGATTATTAGATGATATCAGTCAGCCTCCTACAGCTGACCCCAGAAGAGTGGACTTGTTAAAAGAACTGTTCGGCTCCACTGGTGAACAGTTTCATGTTGAGAAAGAATTTCAATGTGACTACGGTTCTAATATTCATGTAGGTGAAAACTTCTTTGCAAACTTCAACTGTATTATGTTAGATGTCTGTGAAATTAAGATCGGTCACAATTGCTTCTTGGCACCTGGTGTTCATATCTATACCGCCACCCACCCCTTAAATTATAAAGAGAGGGTTTCTGGCTTAGAATACGGAAAACCCGTAACCATCGGGGATAACGTGTGGATCGGCGGTGGAGCGATTATCAACCCAGGTGTGACGATTGGGAATAATAGTGTCATTGCCTCTGGTACCGTTGTGACAAAGGATGTTCCCGACCATGTCTTGGTTGCCGGGAATCCCGGTCGCATCATCAAAACCATTTAA